One window of Phalacrocorax carbo chromosome 1, bPhaCar2.1, whole genome shotgun sequence genomic DNA carries:
- the TAF1D gene encoding TATA box-binding protein-associated factor RNA polymerase I subunit D produces the protein MTDTDESQASGSDYPDAQALVCSRQREPYKVHACETNTQIECSRSRSKNAAPEESSDEHISICKSSAEVFLDRSDSETGNEYHPERSTVPSKQKESSRPSRQQAGSVAGAPDDESSDSSLSPRSPVKSSDTEKQKSKFNLKAIFAYHFRGKKFKAAAHRKYRGGSGKKKKKYESTQMPTGRPPLTASLQEQKRRLLDRGFQFPFVEKYYGKKHIPLKMVLGYEQAAAKGYFQYIEVLKYEEHLKKALQALQASEDLERECLAVRKHKYLDDEGPISPIPETNDDDDSLNSDNQEDFDARVVENSSFIISSKIPSKKKSKPEMKRAKPIEVIEVEEEEDCAAENSGHLQGSPQ, from the exons ATGACTGATACAGATGAATCCCAGGCTTCTGGCTCTGATTACCCTGATGCCCAAGCACTGGTGTGCAGTCGGCAGAGAGAACCATATAAAGTACACGCATGTGAAACAAATACACAAATAGAGTGTTCACGTTCAAGGTCAAAGAATGCTGCTCCTGAGGAGTCTTCAGATGAGCATATCAGTATATGTAAATCATCAGCTGAGGTTTTCCTGGACAGAAGTGATTCAGAAAC TGGCAATGAATACCATCCTGAGCGCTCCACTGTACcttcaaagcaaaaagagaGTTCTCGGCCTTCAAGGCAACAAGCAGGATCTGTTGCAGGAGCGCCTGACGATGAAAGTTCAGATTCTTCTCTGTCTCCTCGAAGTCCAGTGAAATCATCggacactgaaaagcagaagtcaaaatTCAATTTGAAAGCCATTTTCGCCTATCACTTCAGGGGAAAGAAGTTTAAGGCTGCTGCACACCGAAAATACAGGGGTggctcagggaagaaaaagaaaaagtacgAGAGCACACAGATGCCTACGGGGAGGCCACCACTAACAGCCTCGCTACAGGAGCAGAAGAGGCGGCTTCTAGATAGAGGTTTTCAGTTCCcttttgtggaaaaatattatGGAAAGAAACACATTCCCTTAAAGATGGTTCTTGGCTATGAG caAGCAGCTGCAAAGGGATATTTCCAGTACATTGAAGTGCTTAAATATGAAGAACATCTCAAAAAGGCTTTACAAGCCCTTCAAGCTAGTGAAGACTTAGAAAGAGAATGTCTGGCAGTACggaaacacaaatatttagaTGATGAAGGCCCCATTTCCCCTATCCCGGAGACTAA tgatGATGATGACAGCTTGAATTCTGATAATCAAGAAGACTTTGATGCCAGAGTAGTG GAGAACAGCTCTTTCATTATAAGCAGCAAAATTCCCAGTaagaaaaaatcaaagccaGAAATGAAACGTGCTAAACCAATTGAAGTGATCGAGgtagaggaggaagaagacTGTGCTGCTGAGAACTCTGGGCATCTGCAAGGTTCAcctcagtga